The proteins below are encoded in one region of Corvus hawaiiensis isolate bCorHaw1 chromosome 3, bCorHaw1.pri.cur, whole genome shotgun sequence:
- the LOC125323025 gene encoding gallinacin-4-like has protein sequence MKILPFLLVFLLVAFHGAAGRSLARPRRPYMECGYRGTFCHRGKCPRGNDYLGSCRFGYNCCRW, from the exons ATGaaaatccttccttttctccttgtttttcttttggtggcATTCCACGGAGCTGCAG gTAGAAGCTTGGCAAGACCCAGGAGACCTTACATGGAGTGTGGATATCGTGGGACTTTCTGCCACAGGGGGAAATGCCCTCGTGGCAACGATTACTTGGGGTCATGTCGTTTTGGGTATAATTGCTGTAGATGGTAA
- the LOC125323016 gene encoding gallinacin-5-like, giving the protein MVCQGLTNRDAVCASPEVSSKPQNRAALTQDGMTQDPGLEAWESFSELRPCRPLPGMRLLPVLCALLLLMLQGVRGLSPGRASAQDCERRGGFCSHRSCPPGIGRVGLCSEQEFCCRMRWYP; this is encoded by the exons ATGGTTTGCCAAGGCCTAACGAACAGGGATGCTGTGTGTGCGTCCCCAGAGGTGTCCAGCAAACCGCAGAACCGAGCGGCCCTTACGCAAGACGGGATGACACAAGATCCTGGGCTGGAGGCCTGGGAATCTTTCTCAG AGCTGCGACCCTGCCGGCCACTCCCAGGCATGCGGCTCCTGCCTgtcctctgtgctctgctcctcctgatGCTCCAGGGAGTGAGAG ggctgtcccCGGGCCGAGCATCAGCCCAGGACTGCGAGCGCCGCGGGGGATTCTGCTCCCACCGCTCCTGCCCGCCGGGGATCGGCCGCGTCGGCCTCTGCTCCGAGCAGGAATTCTGCTGTCGGAT GCGGTGGTATCCCTGA